One stretch of Streptomyces sp. NBC_00443 DNA includes these proteins:
- a CDS encoding aminoglycoside phosphotransferase family protein, protein MIDIPQELAASQQEYNGEAGRAFIAGLPDLTAGFLDRWELTVDGGPMHGVSALVLPVTRRDGIPAVLKLQLLDEESEGEPVALRLWDGDGAVRLLDHDEPTGTMLLERLDSSGMLAHQPDIHESVQVIARLLAHLTSLTAPAGMRRLGDIAQDMLEQTPGALKHIPDPEARRIVADCAAAVREVVDEPGDRLLHWDLHDENVLASARAPWLAIDPKPLAGDPGFELWPALANRFDADDIRWRFDAMTDVLGLDRARARAWTYGRLLQNCLWDIEDGRPLDEEQLEIARRLRPPRG, encoded by the coding sequence GTGATCGACATTCCGCAGGAGCTCGCCGCATCACAGCAGGAGTACAACGGGGAGGCGGGCCGCGCCTTCATCGCCGGGCTCCCGGACCTGACGGCCGGGTTCCTCGACCGCTGGGAGCTGACGGTCGACGGAGGGCCGATGCACGGGGTCAGCGCCCTGGTCCTGCCCGTGACCCGCCGGGACGGCATCCCGGCCGTGCTGAAGCTGCAACTCCTCGACGAGGAGAGCGAGGGCGAGCCGGTCGCCCTGCGCCTGTGGGACGGCGACGGGGCGGTACGCCTCCTCGACCACGACGAGCCCACCGGCACCATGCTCCTCGAACGCCTCGACTCGTCCGGCATGCTCGCGCACCAACCGGACATCCACGAATCGGTCCAGGTCATCGCCCGCCTGCTGGCCCACCTCACGTCCCTCACCGCACCCGCCGGCATGCGCCGCCTCGGCGACATCGCGCAGGACATGCTGGAGCAGACGCCCGGTGCGCTGAAGCACATCCCGGACCCAGAGGCCCGCCGTATCGTCGCCGACTGCGCAGCCGCCGTACGCGAAGTCGTCGACGAACCCGGCGACCGTCTCCTGCACTGGGACCTCCATGACGAGAACGTCCTCGCCTCCGCACGCGCCCCCTGGCTCGCCATCGACCCCAAACCCCTCGCCGGCGACCCCGGCTTCGAACTGTGGCCCGCCCTCGCCAACCGCTTCGACGCCGACGACATCCGCTGGCGCTTCGACGCCATGACCGACGTCCTCGGCCTGGACCGCGCACGCGCGCGTGCGTGGACGTACGGCCGCCTCCTCCAGAACTGCCTCTGGGACATCGAGGACGGCCGCCCGCTGGACGAGGAGCAACTGGAGATCGCCAGAAGGCTGCGCCCGCCGCGCGGCTGA
- a CDS encoding beta-ketoacyl-[acyl-carrier-protein] synthase family protein, translated as MTGRPAVAVTGLGVRCGAGASPAALWESLVQCRSATRLHTFDDEGAVRYPACPMTDFDPTGYLAPKEVRRADRSVQMAVCAAVDAVEDAGGLHVGAGRRAVVTGTGYGGVISQENGIGHPDVLYAPRLMNNAGAYWVSARLRITGPSLTISTACASGTHAVGEAMQMIRAGCADVVVAGGHDSPLTPTTALAFGRAGAMVTECEDPASASRPFDIGRRGFVLAEGAAFLVLERLDLARARGARIYATLTGYGRTSDAHHLTAPHPDGAGARACMEQALADAGTTADAVTHVNAHGTGTELNDLAEAQAIAALFGPRAVPVTAPKAVTGHGLGLAGALEAVITAWSVREGLAPPTAHLTRLDPRCELDVVTGEPRKILDGPVLSNSFAFGGHNACVVFDSPRG; from the coding sequence ATGACCGGCCGACCCGCGGTCGCTGTCACCGGCCTGGGAGTTCGCTGCGGTGCCGGAGCGAGCCCCGCGGCGCTCTGGGAGAGCCTCGTGCAGTGCCGCTCGGCGACGCGGCTGCACACGTTCGACGACGAGGGCGCAGTGCGCTACCCCGCGTGTCCGATGACCGACTTCGACCCCACCGGCTATCTCGCGCCCAAGGAGGTACGGCGGGCCGACCGGTCGGTGCAGATGGCGGTGTGCGCGGCCGTGGACGCCGTGGAGGACGCCGGCGGACTGCACGTCGGTGCCGGGCGGCGGGCGGTGGTCACCGGTACCGGGTACGGCGGGGTGATCAGCCAGGAGAACGGCATCGGCCATCCCGATGTGCTCTACGCGCCCCGGCTGATGAACAACGCGGGTGCGTACTGGGTCAGTGCCCGCCTCCGTATCACCGGGCCCAGCCTGACGATCTCCACCGCCTGTGCCTCGGGCACGCATGCGGTGGGTGAGGCGATGCAGATGATCCGGGCGGGATGCGCGGACGTGGTGGTGGCGGGGGGCCATGACAGCCCGCTGACGCCCACGACGGCGCTGGCCTTCGGGCGGGCCGGTGCGATGGTCACCGAGTGCGAGGATCCCGCTTCCGCGTCACGGCCGTTCGACATCGGGCGGCGTGGGTTCGTCCTCGCCGAAGGGGCCGCGTTCCTGGTGCTGGAGCGGCTGGACCTCGCCCGCGCGCGGGGTGCGCGGATCTACGCCACGCTGACCGGCTACGGACGTACCTCCGACGCCCACCACCTCACGGCACCGCACCCCGACGGTGCTGGGGCCCGGGCGTGCATGGAGCAGGCCCTCGCCGACGCCGGTACGACGGCCGACGCCGTTACCCACGTCAACGCGCACGGCACCGGAACCGAGCTGAACGACCTCGCGGAAGCGCAGGCCATCGCGGCCCTGTTCGGCCCGCGTGCGGTGCCGGTCACCGCGCCCAAGGCCGTGACCGGGCACGGGCTCGGGCTGGCGGGAGCGCTGGAGGCCGTGATCACGGCCTGGTCCGTGCGGGAGGGGCTCGCGCCTCCGACCGCCCATCTGACGCGGCTGGATCCCCGGTGCGAACTGGACGTGGTCACCGGTGAACCGCGCAAGATCCTGGACGGGCCGGTGCTCAGCAACAGCTTCGCCTTCGGCGGTCACAACGCCTGTGTCGTGTTCGACTCACCCCGCGGTTGA
- a CDS encoding acyl carrier protein: MEAEHGGAAERGDVWEALRPLCARVMSVPPEAVVPQARLVADLGADSLDITELEAASEELFGVSLRGTDKAAVSTVGDVADLIVRMRTPDARNTLAR, from the coding sequence ATGGAAGCGGAACACGGCGGCGCAGCGGAACGCGGCGACGTATGGGAGGCGCTGCGCCCGCTGTGCGCGCGGGTGATGTCGGTGCCGCCGGAGGCGGTGGTCCCGCAGGCCCGGCTGGTCGCCGATCTGGGAGCCGACAGCCTGGACATCACCGAACTGGAGGCGGCGTCGGAGGAGTTGTTCGGGGTGTCCCTGAGGGGGACCGACAAGGCCGCGGTGTCCACCGTGGGTGATGTCGCCGACCTCATCGTGCGGATGCGTACCCCTGACGCCCGCAACACCCTCGCCCGATGA
- a CDS encoding pentapeptide repeat-containing protein, translated as MARRAMGAGGGSGDAGGPGRGGVKRARRPEVRLPRLEPFRDGELEPDGDYDGLEFREEDLTGQDGGGARFMDCALRGCALDETRLHHARILDSVLTGPRGVGTDLAESTLRDVELVDARLGGVQLHGAVLERVVIRGGKIDYLNMRKAKLRDVVFEGCVLVEPDFGGARLERVEFVDCALKGADLTGVTLTDVDLRRAGELDITRGVDRLAGAVISPSQLLDLAPVLAAAVGVRVEAEE; from the coding sequence ATGGCGAGGAGAGCGATGGGTGCGGGCGGCGGTTCCGGCGATGCGGGCGGTCCGGGCAGGGGCGGCGTGAAGCGCGCGCGGCGGCCCGAGGTGCGGCTGCCGCGGCTGGAGCCGTTCCGGGACGGGGAGTTGGAGCCGGACGGGGACTACGACGGCCTGGAGTTCCGGGAGGAGGACCTCACGGGACAGGACGGCGGGGGCGCCCGCTTCATGGACTGCGCGCTGCGGGGCTGCGCCCTGGACGAGACGAGACTTCACCACGCCCGCATCCTCGACTCGGTCCTCACGGGCCCACGCGGTGTCGGGACCGACCTCGCCGAGTCGACCCTGCGCGATGTGGAGCTGGTGGACGCCCGGCTGGGCGGGGTGCAGCTGCACGGCGCCGTCCTGGAACGGGTCGTGATCCGAGGCGGCAAGATCGACTACCTGAACATGCGCAAGGCCAAGCTCCGAGACGTCGTCTTCGAGGGCTGCGTCCTGGTCGAGCCGGACTTCGGGGGCGCCCGGCTGGAGCGCGTGGAGTTCGTGGACTGCGCGCTGAAGGGGGCGGACCTCACCGGGGTGACTCTGACGGACGTGGACCTGCGCAGGGCGGGCGAGCTGGACATCACGCGGGGGGTGGACCGGCTGGCCGGGGCGGTGATCAGTCCTTCGCAGCTGCTGGATCTGGCGCCGGTGCTGGCGGCGGCGGTGGGGGTGCGGGTGGAGGCTGAAGAGTAG
- a CDS encoding NAD(P)/FAD-dependent oxidoreductase, whose product MSSSVNGAVNGAISFWYAHDGLPSVREPLAGDTSADVVIVGGGYTGLWTAYYLKKAVPFLRITVLEQKFCGYGASGRNGGWLYNGIAGRDRYAKLHGHEAAVRLQRAMNDTVDEVVRAAAEEGIDAGIHKGGVLEVARTPAQLARLKEFHAHELSYGEKDRELYGARETAERIRVADAVGSTWTPHGARLHPVKLVKGLAAAVEALGVTIHELTPVTEIRPKHAVTPYGTVRAPYVLRCTEGFTAGLKGQRRTWLPMNSSMIATEPLSQEQWESVGWAGLETLGDMAHAYMYAQRTADGRIALGGRGVPYRFGSRTDNDGRTQPETIEALREILVGFFPALAGVRVEHAWSGVLGVPRDWCATVTLDRSTGIGWAGGYVGSGVATANLAARTLRDLVQLDSGQGLQTELIDLPWVGHKVRKWEPEPLRWLGVQGLYATYRAADRRERLSGAGESSRLARAADRVAGRH is encoded by the coding sequence ATGAGCAGCTCGGTCAACGGTGCCGTGAACGGCGCCATCTCGTTCTGGTACGCGCACGACGGCCTCCCCTCGGTGCGGGAGCCGCTCGCGGGGGACACCTCCGCGGACGTGGTCATCGTGGGCGGCGGGTACACGGGACTGTGGACGGCGTACTACCTCAAGAAGGCCGTGCCCTTCCTGCGGATCACCGTCCTGGAACAGAAGTTCTGCGGCTACGGCGCCTCCGGACGCAACGGTGGCTGGCTGTACAACGGCATCGCGGGCCGCGACCGGTACGCGAAGCTGCACGGCCACGAGGCCGCCGTACGGCTGCAGCGCGCCATGAACGACACCGTCGACGAGGTCGTACGGGCCGCGGCGGAAGAGGGCATCGACGCCGGCATCCACAAGGGCGGGGTGCTCGAAGTCGCCCGTACACCCGCCCAGTTGGCGCGGTTGAAGGAGTTCCACGCGCACGAGCTGTCGTACGGCGAGAAGGACCGCGAGCTGTACGGCGCCCGCGAGACCGCCGAGCGGATCCGGGTGGCCGACGCCGTCGGGTCGACGTGGACGCCGCACGGTGCGCGCCTGCACCCCGTCAAGCTGGTCAAGGGGCTCGCGGCGGCCGTCGAGGCGCTGGGCGTGACGATCCACGAGCTGACGCCGGTCACGGAGATCCGGCCCAAGCACGCGGTCACCCCGTACGGCACCGTCCGCGCGCCCTACGTCCTGCGCTGCACCGAGGGCTTCACGGCGGGTCTCAAGGGCCAGCGGCGGACCTGGCTGCCGATGAACTCGTCGATGATCGCCACCGAGCCGCTGTCGCAGGAACAGTGGGAGTCGGTGGGCTGGGCGGGCCTGGAGACGCTCGGCGACATGGCGCACGCCTACATGTACGCGCAGCGCACGGCCGACGGGCGGATCGCGCTGGGCGGGCGCGGGGTGCCGTACCGCTTCGGCTCGCGCACCGACAACGACGGCCGGACGCAGCCCGAGACCATCGAGGCCCTGCGGGAGATCCTGGTCGGGTTCTTCCCGGCACTGGCCGGGGTGCGCGTCGAGCACGCCTGGTCGGGCGTACTGGGCGTACCGCGCGACTGGTGCGCCACCGTCACCCTGGACCGGTCGACGGGGATCGGCTGGGCGGGCGGCTACGTCGGCTCGGGCGTGGCCACGGCCAACCTCGCCGCGCGCACGCTCCGCGATCTCGTCCAATTGGACTCGGGACAGGGCCTGCAGACCGAACTGATCGACCTGCCCTGGGTCGGGCACAAGGTCCGCAAGTGGGAGCCGGAGCCGCTGCGGTGGCTCGGTGTGCAGGGCCTGTACGCCACCTACCGGGCCGCCGACCGGCGGGAGCGGCTGAGCGGCGCGGGGGAGTCGTCGCGGTTGGCCCGGGCGGCGGACCGGGTGGCCGGGCGGCACTGA
- a CDS encoding FAD-dependent oxidoreductase, translated as MHRITVIGGGFAGLTAAITAAEAGAKVTVYEAHHTLGGRARTTEGPYRTNEGPHALYNAGPHWAWLKQRDLIGPLAPLPPLEAARLRLRHRGVLRRTPPFAMLKLLRRGLPQAPVDVDFMTWATGIAGEEGARAAAHYSAVALFHHDPGTLSAAFVQERLRRATKLPPEAHYPRGGWATMIDRMAARAWNLGVRMETLSRIDSLDDLTTDAPVVVATSLDAARRLLKDDSLTWTSGRTALVDVALRTRRGDAFAVSDLDETGWLERFTAQDRSLAPAGEQLVQGQIPIAPHESRAAGIARAEQLLDLGFPGWRERVTWRRESVASGRTGAVDLPGTSWRDRPAVDRGDGLYLAGDQVAAPGVLSEVSFNSALTAVSLALGRNALDLKQA; from the coding sequence ATGCACCGCATCACCGTCATCGGCGGCGGCTTCGCCGGACTCACCGCGGCCATCACCGCCGCAGAGGCGGGCGCCAAGGTCACCGTGTACGAAGCCCACCACACCCTCGGCGGGCGGGCGCGGACCACCGAGGGGCCGTACCGGACCAACGAAGGACCGCACGCCCTCTACAACGCAGGCCCGCACTGGGCCTGGCTCAAGCAGCGGGACCTCATCGGGCCGCTCGCGCCGCTCCCGCCCCTGGAGGCGGCCCGGCTGCGGCTGCGGCACCGGGGCGTCCTGCGCCGTACCCCGCCGTTCGCCATGCTCAAGCTGCTGCGCCGGGGCCTGCCGCAGGCGCCCGTCGACGTCGACTTCATGACGTGGGCCACCGGGATCGCCGGTGAGGAGGGCGCCCGTGCCGCCGCGCACTACTCCGCCGTCGCGCTGTTCCACCACGACCCCGGCACCCTGTCCGCGGCGTTCGTGCAGGAGCGGCTGCGCCGGGCCACCAAGTTGCCGCCGGAGGCGCACTACCCGCGCGGCGGCTGGGCGACCATGATCGACCGGATGGCGGCCCGGGCGTGGAACCTCGGGGTGCGGATGGAGACCCTCTCCCGCATCGACAGCCTCGACGACCTGACGACCGACGCGCCCGTCGTCGTCGCGACCTCACTCGACGCCGCCCGCCGCCTCCTCAAGGACGACTCGCTGACGTGGACCAGCGGGCGTACGGCACTCGTCGACGTCGCCCTGCGCACCCGGCGCGGGGATGCCTTCGCCGTCTCCGATCTCGACGAGACCGGGTGGCTGGAGCGGTTCACCGCCCAGGACCGGTCGCTGGCGCCGGCTGGTGAGCAGCTGGTCCAGGGGCAGATCCCGATCGCCCCGCACGAGAGCAGGGCAGCCGGCATCGCGCGTGCCGAGCAGCTCCTCGACCTCGGCTTCCCGGGCTGGCGCGAGCGCGTCACCTGGCGGCGCGAGTCCGTGGCGAGCGGTCGCACCGGCGCCGTCGACCTGCCGGGCACCAGCTGGCGCGACCGCCCGGCCGTCGACCGGGGCGACGGGCTCTACCTGGCGGGGGACCAGGTCGCCGCCCCCGGCGTCCTGTCCGAGGTCTCCTTCAACAGCGCGCTCACGGCCGTCTCCCTGGCCCTCGGCCGGAACGCCCTTGACCTCAAGCAAGCTTGA
- a CDS encoding zinc-binding dehydrogenase — MHAIRLHTFGPAENLTHEELDDPVPGPGQVRIAVAAAGVHLLDTALRQGIQGPAPEPPTLPTIPGREVAGVVESLGEGVARLWLGKRVVAHLGFAPGGYAELAVTDVDRVHEIPENLDFAEAVAMIGTGRTAMGILQFAELGPDAVALVPAAAGGIGTLLVQYAKNAGAVVVGLAGGPEKAARVRDNGADLAVDYTDPEWPGKVRAFLGGRGATVVFDGVGGEVARECVALLAAGGRHLVFGWSGQGLHDGEPYLVDGVSENVLGPAMMRRAGGPTPVQTLELRALAEAAAGRLTPAVQRFPLAEAAAAHRALETRATTGKVVLEP, encoded by the coding sequence ATGCACGCCATCCGTCTGCACACCTTCGGCCCGGCCGAGAACCTCACCCACGAGGAGCTCGACGACCCCGTACCGGGACCCGGCCAGGTCCGGATCGCCGTAGCCGCGGCGGGCGTCCACCTGCTCGACACGGCCCTGCGCCAGGGCATCCAGGGCCCGGCGCCCGAGCCGCCGACGCTGCCCACGATCCCCGGCCGTGAGGTCGCCGGAGTCGTCGAGTCCCTCGGTGAGGGCGTCGCGCGGCTCTGGCTCGGCAAGCGCGTCGTCGCCCACCTCGGGTTCGCCCCGGGCGGCTACGCCGAGCTCGCCGTCACGGACGTCGACCGCGTCCACGAGATCCCGGAGAACCTCGACTTCGCGGAGGCCGTCGCCATGATCGGCACGGGGCGTACGGCGATGGGGATCCTGCAGTTCGCCGAGCTCGGCCCGGACGCGGTGGCCCTGGTCCCGGCGGCGGCGGGCGGCATCGGCACCCTGCTCGTGCAGTACGCGAAGAACGCCGGTGCCGTCGTCGTGGGGCTGGCCGGGGGACCGGAGAAGGCGGCCCGGGTACGGGACAACGGCGCCGATCTCGCCGTCGACTACACGGACCCGGAGTGGCCCGGGAAGGTCCGCGCCTTCCTGGGCGGCCGGGGTGCCACGGTCGTCTTCGACGGCGTCGGCGGCGAAGTGGCCCGCGAATGCGTCGCCCTGCTCGCGGCGGGCGGCAGGCACCTCGTCTTCGGCTGGTCCGGACAGGGGCTGCACGACGGTGAGCCCTACCTGGTCGACGGCGTCTCCGAGAACGTCCTCGGCCCGGCGATGATGCGCCGGGCCGGCGGCCCCACCCCCGTGCAGACCCTCGAACTGCGCGCCCTCGCCGAGGCCGCCGCGGGCCGCCTCACCCCGGCCGTGCAGCGCTTCCCGCTGGCTGAGGCGGCAGCCGCGCACCGCGCCCTCGAAACCCGTGCGACCACCGGAAAGGTGGTGCTGGAGCCGTGA
- a CDS encoding M1 family metallopeptidase yields MSRSAPVVPPVVCGLLALVLTACGGVHGTPGGSGVRDPYFPKAGNGGYDVTHYDLDLAYDPDDRHLTGTAEITARAGKDLSAFDLDLKGMDVERVTVEGERARWSRNGQEVVVRPRDELDRGETFRLTVRYSGTPQTITDPDGSEEGWLPTAEGALALGEPTGSMAWFPGNHHPSDKASYDIAVTVPEELQVVSNGELAERSTDDGRTTFHWRTAEPMASYVATLAIGDYDIRRSSVPGAAGSALPVYTAVAPSQARSSREVLARLPEIVEWAEYNFGPFPFSSTGAIVARENASAYALETQNRPVFPGAPGTELLVHELAHQWFGNSVTPKSWRHMWLNEGFATYAEWLWQEDNGGDSAQETFDALYDHGEDEYEDLWSFPPAKPTSASHISGDPVYQRGAMVLHKIRQAVGDGTFYDIVQGWTADHRHGNADTADFMAYVEKTAPDEDFTSVWEDWLYGDGKPAQP; encoded by the coding sequence GTGTCCCGTTCCGCACCTGTTGTCCCGCCCGTCGTCTGTGGCCTGCTCGCCCTCGTTCTCACCGCGTGCGGCGGCGTGCACGGCACCCCTGGTGGTTCCGGTGTGCGCGACCCGTACTTCCCCAAGGCCGGCAACGGTGGCTACGACGTCACGCACTACGACCTCGACCTCGCCTACGACCCAGACGACCGCCACCTCACCGGCACCGCCGAGATCACCGCACGTGCGGGCAAGGACCTCTCCGCCTTCGACCTCGATCTGAAGGGCATGGACGTCGAGCGGGTCACGGTGGAGGGCGAGCGTGCCCGTTGGAGCCGTAACGGCCAGGAGGTCGTCGTCCGGCCGCGCGACGAGCTCGACAGGGGCGAGACCTTCCGGCTCACCGTCCGCTACTCCGGCACCCCGCAGACCATCACCGACCCGGACGGCTCGGAGGAGGGGTGGCTCCCCACCGCCGAAGGCGCGCTCGCGCTCGGGGAGCCGACGGGGTCCATGGCGTGGTTCCCCGGCAATCACCACCCGTCCGACAAGGCGTCGTACGACATCGCGGTGACCGTCCCGGAGGAGCTCCAGGTGGTCTCCAACGGTGAGTTGGCCGAGCGGAGCACCGACGACGGCCGTACGACGTTCCACTGGCGCACCGCCGAGCCGATGGCGAGTTACGTGGCCACGCTCGCCATCGGGGACTACGACATCCGCCGCTCCAGCGTCCCGGGTGCGGCCGGCAGCGCGCTGCCCGTCTACACGGCCGTAGCCCCCTCCCAGGCCCGTTCCAGCCGTGAAGTCCTGGCCCGGCTCCCCGAGATCGTGGAGTGGGCCGAATACAACTTCGGTCCCTTCCCCTTCTCCTCCACGGGCGCGATCGTCGCCCGCGAGAACGCCTCCGCCTACGCCCTGGAGACGCAGAACCGGCCCGTCTTCCCCGGCGCCCCCGGCACCGAACTGCTCGTCCACGAACTGGCCCACCAGTGGTTCGGCAACTCCGTGACGCCGAAGAGCTGGCGGCACATGTGGCTGAACGAGGGCTTCGCGACATACGCGGAGTGGCTGTGGCAGGAGGACAACGGCGGCGACAGCGCGCAGGAGACCTTCGACGCCCTGTACGACCACGGCGAGGACGAGTACGAGGACCTGTGGTCCTTCCCGCCCGCCAAGCCCACGAGCGCCTCGCACATCTCCGGCGATCCGGTCTACCAGCGCGGTGCGATGGTCCTCCACAAGATCCGCCAGGCCGTCGGTGACGGCACGTTCTACGACATCGTCCAGGGCTGGACGGCCGACCACCGGCACGGGAACGCGGACACCGCGGACTTCATGGCGTACGTGGAGAAGACGGCCCCGGACGAGGACTTCACGTCCGTCTGGGAGGACTGGCTGTACGGGGACGGAAAGCCCGCGCAACCGTGA
- a CDS encoding wax ester/triacylglycerol synthase domain-containing protein: MRLTAVEEGHLRNGMPGTIGIAAVFPGAPFDLARVRSRVRDRWGGLDRMSLVLRRPGGPAALSGHRWRTARPFDPVAHVTATDQDLRSLLTDGVSDLLPAERPLWRLLVTRQCIVLLAHHALLDGRSLETLFRLLMDEAVTPRPGVPAGADPAAVVRQRSRVGAGSVYRELRRIGFPGQPLPATPELRPSVAVVELDPQVMRAARRQPAGGRGATLNELLLSAYAGALHACYGPLRTWPKAPTPSTPRCRSTCGPARTRANSATASPRCACRCPSTSSPRWPGCRHARTRSPGSTAAATPTARSFPR, translated from the coding sequence ATGCGGCTGACCGCCGTCGAGGAAGGGCACCTGCGCAACGGGATGCCGGGGACGATCGGTATCGCCGCGGTGTTCCCCGGTGCGCCGTTCGACCTGGCGCGGGTGCGGTCCCGGGTCCGCGACCGGTGGGGCGGGCTGGACCGGATGAGCCTGGTGCTCCGGCGCCCCGGCGGACCGGCCGCGCTGTCGGGCCATCGGTGGCGGACGGCCCGGCCGTTCGATCCCGTCGCGCACGTCACCGCCACCGACCAGGACCTGCGGTCCCTGCTCACCGACGGCGTCAGTGACCTGTTGCCGGCCGAACGGCCCCTGTGGCGGCTGCTGGTCACGCGGCAGTGCATCGTGCTGCTCGCCCATCACGCGCTGCTGGACGGCAGATCCCTGGAGACGCTGTTCCGGCTGCTGATGGACGAGGCCGTGACCCCGCGGCCCGGCGTCCCGGCCGGAGCGGACCCCGCCGCGGTCGTGCGGCAGCGGTCGCGCGTCGGTGCCGGCAGCGTGTACCGGGAGTTGCGGCGCATCGGGTTCCCCGGCCAGCCCCTGCCCGCGACGCCGGAACTGCGGCCCTCGGTGGCCGTGGTCGAGCTCGACCCGCAGGTGATGCGGGCCGCCCGACGTCAGCCGGCCGGCGGGCGCGGGGCGACGCTCAACGAGCTGCTGCTGAGCGCGTACGCCGGTGCCCTCCACGCCTGCTACGGGCCCCTGCGGACCTGGCCGAAGGCACCGACTCCCTCTACGCCACGGTGCCGGTCGACCTGCGGACCCGCCAGAACGCGGGCCAACTCGGCAACGGCGTCACCGCGCTGCGCATGCCGCTGCCCGTCGACGTCGAGTCCCCGGTGGCCCGGCTGCAGGCATGCCAGGACGAGGTCGCCGGGTTCGACCGCCGCTGCGACGCCCACCGCGCGTTCCTTCCCGCGCTGA
- a CDS encoding wax ester/triacylglycerol synthase domain-containing protein: MRLSYADEMLLFNGCPGVIGLAAVLSGERPDVDQVRALVAERWAGMERMNCVLEGPKDDGGMARQGLFGRPGRSARVRWVVPGPFDPVVHVAVARHKLDDLWAESVDRPLAGGVPPWRLFVVPDATHGGDFALALVAQHALLDGRSLATLMRSLMDGPVTAREAARSVPLARTGLPAAGRELRTMTAAGQALPLRPPGQACSSVAVTELPAHTVRSARRQPADGPGATLNELLVGAVAGALRAQYGPVRRWRQRDEPVYTAVPCDLRSRANTGELGNTLTVVRVPLPVDVDGPVARLRACQAAMATVPERAAVHANVLFPAAEAVRRTGSWVTRFLAGRSRHSCFAATATTAMKWPGGSSTFQGRRLVRTVGLPPLQYPGTVSLTLAQAGDAFTLTVVCNLGPNDAGRLAEAVVTEFETWARMATPSVP; the protein is encoded by the coding sequence ATGAGACTGTCCTATGCCGACGAGATGCTGCTGTTCAACGGGTGTCCGGGTGTCATCGGCCTGGCGGCGGTCCTCTCCGGCGAGCGACCCGACGTGGATCAGGTGCGGGCCCTCGTCGCCGAGCGGTGGGCGGGCATGGAGCGGATGAACTGCGTGCTCGAGGGTCCGAAGGACGATGGCGGGATGGCACGGCAGGGGCTGTTCGGGCGGCCCGGGCGGTCAGCGCGTGTGCGGTGGGTCGTACCGGGGCCGTTCGATCCCGTCGTGCACGTCGCCGTGGCGCGGCACAAGCTGGACGACCTGTGGGCGGAGAGTGTGGACCGGCCGCTCGCCGGCGGGGTGCCGCCCTGGCGGCTCTTCGTCGTTCCGGACGCGACGCACGGCGGTGACTTCGCCCTGGCCCTCGTGGCCCAGCACGCGCTGCTGGACGGGCGTTCCCTGGCGACGCTGATGCGGTCGTTGATGGACGGCCCCGTGACGGCACGGGAGGCGGCCCGGTCGGTGCCCCTCGCGCGGACCGGGCTGCCGGCGGCGGGCCGCGAGCTCAGGACGATGACGGCCGCGGGGCAGGCCCTGCCGCTGCGGCCGCCGGGGCAGGCGTGCTCCTCGGTCGCGGTGACGGAACTGCCCGCGCACACGGTCCGCTCCGCACGCCGGCAACCGGCCGACGGCCCTGGTGCGACGCTGAACGAGCTGCTGGTGGGCGCCGTGGCAGGGGCGCTGCGCGCGCAGTACGGTCCGGTGCGGCGGTGGCGGCAGCGGGACGAGCCCGTCTACACGGCCGTACCGTGTGACCTGCGCAGTCGCGCGAACACAGGGGAACTCGGGAACACCCTCACGGTGGTCCGGGTTCCGCTGCCCGTCGACGTGGACGGTCCCGTGGCGCGGCTGCGGGCGTGTCAGGCCGCGATGGCCACCGTCCCCGAGCGGGCCGCCGTGCACGCGAACGTGCTGTTCCCCGCCGCCGAAGCGGTTCGTCGGACGGGCTCCTGGGTCACCAGGTTTCTGGCCGGCCGCAGCCGGCACTCCTGCTTCGCGGCGACCGCGACCACGGCCATGAAGTGGCCCGGCGGATCGAGCACCTTCCAGGGCCGCCGGCTGGTGCGCACGGTCGGGCTGCCGCCCCTGCAGTACCCGGGCACCGTCAGCCTGACCTTGGCCCAGGCGGGGGACGCGTTCACGCTCACCGTGGTGTGCAACCTGGGCCCGAACGACGCGGGACGGCTCGCGGAGGCGGTCGTCACGGAGTTCGAGACATGGGCCCGGATGGCGACGCCGTCAGTGCCCTGA